Part of the Liberibacter crescens BT-1 genome is shown below.
CTACTCCACGATGACCATTTTCATGTGCAGCGTATGTCTGATATTTAATACCTAAAGCTTCGGATGCTTCTCTTGCAGTGTTGTATCCTGCGTATTTTCTTGCAGCTTTAAGCCTTTTTCCAACATCATTTAAATTTTCTATAATATACATTATGCATAAAATATTATGCTTTAGGTGTTGACTTTATATTTATACTTAAAGAATAATATTTGTTACGAATAATCGATACACGAGCTTCGCCCCCAACATCTTTGGGCCTGATCAAGATAACAAAGACACTTCAGAACAATACCTGTCAACGTTATCGTCTTATCGTTAGAACAGGCGCAGGATGTATTAGAGTCCTATGGAGAAGCTATAGGAAATGCTGATTATGTAGGTGTTTCTATTACACAGCCTTCTCTTGTAACAGGCATAAAAATGTGGCTCAGGGACAAGGCGGAGGTCATGGTATGCGTTTTCAGGGTATTGTTTCGTTTGTGAGAAGAAGAGCCATCAGCCTAGAATAAAGAACAGATAACCGACTAAGTTGGTAGCTTGGCAGTAAACATTGCTACTTTTCCATGTTGTCTTACGCTAATTTTTTTAAAAAAGCGAGATAAGGTTGCTTCAAGATCAGCTAACGTATCGTGCTGATTATCAAAAATTCCTTTTTTATTATAAAGATTCATTAATCTACAGCCTAGCCAGTTATGGATAACTTGGTCTCCAAGAATGGTAGCGCCGTATAGCGTACCGTTTGCAGTTAAGTGTTGACGCAGAAAATCAAATACCGCTGCTGCTTTTATAGGCATATTGCCTGGCAGGCAGTGGAGTAAGTAGAAAAGAGAAATGGATTCGAACTTTTGATTTCCTAGTTTCTCAGTAGGATTAAGAATATCTTCTTGTATTAATAAAGGCTGAAAATGCTTAATTCGGTTGCGTGTTGCCTCAAGGCTGTTGTAGTTTAAGTCGAATAAAGCAATCTTTTGTTCTTTGAACAAGAAACTATGTGCCAAATAATAGCCAGTGCCGACTCCTACATCGAGATGGTTTGCACTGAGGTATTTTTGGAAGAAAGGAAGTAACACTGAACTTGTTGGACACCGCCATACGTACGAATTAGAAAACCCGAGCACCCACCAGTCGTATATTTTCAAGGTTAGCGGTGAGTAAACGGCTGAGCCGTTTTGAGTATCGTGATTTAACTTTCTTTGCATAATAGATGTTTCCTAATATATAAAAACATATGAAAAAGAGAATTTTTATTGAGTTCAATATTTTTCATGTAGTAGTAATTAATATTTGTATGTAATATTGATTATTATATACTTTAAATCGAGTAAAATCTTACTGTACACGCACGATTGTTTTGGATAACTGGGTGGTGGTATGAATTTTTGTTTGTACGCCAAAAGTGACTGGTAGGGATTGCATCAGTGCGTAAGGTTTAAATCCAATGAAAGCCTTTTGCCATGAGTCCAGCCAGACCAAGGGCGACAGCGATGAGAGCACCGAAGGTAAGGATGAGATTATATTTCATCTCGGTGAGTAGATCATTTCTGGTACTGGAAATTTCCTTGGATAAACGATTCTCTACATGAGAGATTTCGGTTCTGACTTCTGCTATTTCAGTACGTACGTTTGCTATCCGAATAAAAAGCATTGAGAAGGTTAGGAATAAAAGACCAGAAGGATACCTGAAGATTATATCCTCGTTGGTTCCTGCCATTTTAAAGGTTTCTGGAGACGAAGATGGTTCTGCCATAAAGCATATTCACAGGATAGAGAGAATAGTTGTCAAACCTGAGCATAAAGACGGCTGAGGCTTTTAAAGCATTGCTGGCGCCTGCGCCGTATAAGGGTATTTATGGGGGACGTGGTTCAGGGAAGTCACATTTTTTTGCAGAGCTTTTGGTTGAGGATCATTTATTAACCCCTGGACTTTTATCTGTTTGTGTTCGAGAGGTTCAGAAGTCACTTGAACAATCGGCGAAACGTCTGATTGAGAAGAAGCTTGTTGATTTTGGATTGGGAGCAAAACACGGCTTCAAGGTTTTTCGGGATCGTATACAGACTCCAGGCGATGGATTGATTATCTTTCAGGGTCTTCAGGATCATACGGCGGAGTCAATCAAATCACTGGAAGGGCTTTGATGCACATGTCTACAAGGACACTGCAGGTCTTCTAACCATTGGCTATGGTCATCTGATAAAGCCAGGAGAACATTTTACCACGATTACCAGAGAGCAGGCGGAAGAGCTTCTTCAAAAGGAACTTCGTGAGCTGGAAACACTGAAGGTTCTTCCTGAAGAAATAGAAATCAAAATCCCGTTTCCGGTTTACGATTAAGGCAGGATTGGTTCTTGCGGGCTCAAAACCGGTAACCCAACCTTCTGCACAAGCCTATAAGGATGCCAGAAAATACGAGATAAGCAGTTACAGTCGTGTGAAGCAGAACCTTTATCATCTGCAATCCTGTCTGGCTTCTGGTCATCCATTCACGTTTGGGTTTAACGTTTTTGATAACTGGTACAGGAAACCTCTTGCAACTGTTATCCCTCTTCCTGCCTCGGATTCAAAAATTATTGGTGGACATGCTGTTCTCTGTGTGGGCTATGACAATAAAAAGCAACTGTTCAAGTTCCGCAACTCATGGGGAGAAAATATAGGTGAAAAAGGATACTTCTATATGCCTTATGCCTATATCCTTGACACGAAGATTTGTAGCGACTTCTGGATGATCAAGGCTGTAAAAGATTAAGAATTATACCATTTCCTGCTTCCTTCTCTGATAACAATAAAGGATGCGGGAAATGACCAAAAAGTCTTACCTTTTTAGGTGCGACTAAACAGATGATGAAAGCCTTGAAAATCAAGGGGTTTTAATTGAAAGAATATTAATATATAAAAATTAATCATGCAACAAATGCTCTAATTATGGATTCTTGAAAAGAAAAAAGAGATGGATAGTATAATAAAATTTCCCTTTTTAATTTTTAGTACTCAGGAGAAAATGAATGATTATCATGCTGACGATATGAAGCATGGAGATATCAGCGAAGAGGAGATGAAAGAAAATTATAGGCTGATTTTTTTCTCAAGAAAGATCAACCCGTATTTAACAGAAGATAAAATTGCCAGCGCTAAGATTTTATTCGAAGAATTTCGTAAACTTTCGCATTTTTTTTCGTTTTACGGAAAATATAAACAGATCATTCTTAAAATGATTGATCATATGGAGGAAAATACCCAGTCTATTTTTACAGATCCTTTGATAAACAAGGGATTAAGCGAACACCAAGGGATATCCCTGATATTACAAAAAATAGAACAAACAATTTGTGAAAACATTAATTGGGAGAAAAAAATTATAGAGAGAGATAAGAAAGACAAAATAATCTCTTCTCTTTCACAGATCAATGTTCCACATTTTAATAGATTATGTGATTTTATTAATGGCTTGGCAATATGCATTCATGACATATGGTCCTTGCGTATAACAATAGAATCTCTTGATATAACAGAAAGGAGTTTTGCTGCAAACATTTCTTTCTGGGCACAAGATCATTTCGGGCTTGATGATGGTGATATACAAAACAAATTGTATCATCTTTTCAGAATTTTTAGAATATGGTTTTTACTTCAAAGATGGGATCAATATGATTATAAGCCGTTTATCACAGAAATGAATTTTAAGAAAACAATTCATGGATCCATTGGATATGAACAACAGTAAATGCAGTTTCTCTAGAGAACTATTGTTGTATTAATCAGGTTGCGTGTTGAAATTATCCTCCTAAAACTCTTCTTGTCTAATACCTTTAAACATTGTTTCGGCATAAATAAGGGAAAACTATATTCATATAAAGAACCAGATGAATATAGTTCATCGACATTCCATATTTTAAACAGATAGAGAAGATATATGTTTCATTACAGGAGCATTTTAAATGCAAGGCATTTAAAAGGATATGATTATGACTATAATTCCTATTTTAAAAAAACAGTCAAACCTGGACTGGAAGAGAACATTGCAAGTCTACAAAAGACATTTGACTACATTAATAAAAAGATTACCGATTTGGATAAGGATATAAATTTCCTAAGACAGAAAAATCCTAAAATTTGCAAGACAATTATTAAAGATTGTCTCAGAGAAATGATCGTATCTGGCATGAGTATTTCTAAAACTCTTATAGAACTAAATTCAAGTGAGATTGAAGAAGGATATCTTTTTTGTCTTCAAGAATTATCTTCTGAAGCTTTGGTAAAGGTTACAGAAGATCTTATTAATGATTTATATAGCAATGAATCATGTATAGATAGGGGTATTATTCCTATCCCTTCTGGGATTGCGTATCTCATTCGAAAGGAAGAAAAAAATCTTTATCCTGCTATTGGCTGTTTTCATGATATGAGAGTTGATCTTTGCAAGGTAAGAAACGATGTTGTCTATATGTTGGAAGAGTTACGTTCAAAGAAATAGAAAGTATAAATAACAATCTGAGAAGAAAAATAAACCGTTCTTTATGTGTATGTGCCCAGATAATGAATGTGACGTTTTCTTTTTAATCATAAAAAAGACACAATCTATATTACATTTTAGCCCTTTAAGGCTGGTGTATGAAGTAAGATCGAAGATTAAAGTTATTGAATTTAATTGCTGTTAACACCACTATCAAAAAGACTTCTGAGTAGAAAAAGTTACCGTTTTTATTTAGTACGTTTTTAATCTATATACAATATAAAACGAGTTTGAATAAAGTTAATCTTAAAACTTTTACTAAAGCAAATGACGCTCACTTATGAAGCTTGATTTTATACACAGTTTAAAAAACATGCACATAACATATTAAAAAGCTCTACAAAAAGAAACTTTATAAAGCGTTAATTACTTATTAACCTAATGCTACCATAGGATACTGGAAAAAGCAACAATATTTTCAACCATAAGTAAATTATTTTAAATAAATATTAACAATTTTATTCAAAAATCAATTTTTTAATAAAATGCAGGAGAATAAATTGAAAGTATCTGCTTCTTTTATTAATTTTTTTAAAAAAATTACTATTTTTTTATTTCTTTTAGTATTACTTCTTGTTCTTCAACATACATGCAAAGAAAAAAAATAGCACGTAAAGAATACTTTTCTTCTAAGGAATATGGTGTGAAGCCAAGTGAGCGTGTATATTATGGACGAAATATTCCTAAAGGAGGAGGGTATCATATGGTTGGAAAACCATATAATATCAGGGGTATTTGGTATAAACCTCACGAAGATTTAAACTATGATAAAATAGGTATGGCTTCATGGTATGGAGAATCCTTTCATGGTCGCTTAACAGCAAATGGAGAAATTTATGATAAAAATTATCCTTCTGCTGCACACCCAACATTTCCTTTACCCAGTTATGCTCGTGTTACAAGTCTTGAAACGGGCTCATCTCTAATTGTTCGTGTTAATGATCGCGGACCATATTATAGAGGAAGAATAATTGATCTTTCTCATAAGGCAGCAGAACTGCTTAGCATACAAAATAAAGGTGTTGGTATGATGCGTGTGACATACTTAGGGAAGGCTAGATTGGATGGAAAAGATAAAAAATTTCTTTTATCTTCTTTCAAGAAGAATAATGGTTCAATCAAACTTTCCTTGCCAAAAGAGTTAAGTCATCATTTCAATGTAGGTTTACCAAATAAATTTTCGAGTTTAGCTGCTAATAATTTTCCTATACTAGTAACAAATGCTCCTATTCCATTAAAACGTCCTGATATCTCACAAAATTTAAGTAAATATTAATTATGACTTTTCAGTAAGCTTTTAGAAACTTTTAGAGAAATATATGTGAAAACTTATGCCGCGTCGTATATTTAAAGATAAGAGTAAAAATGTCCTCTTATGCAGGAATCATAAATTAGATTCTTGAAAAGAACAAAAACAGATTTCTGGATAAAATAAATCTTTGTGGTATCAAAAGAAGGTAACTGATATGCTTCAGTATCTTGATTTTCTTGGTTATGTACTTGAGAATGGCTCCGATCGTTTGGATCGTACTTCTACTGGTACACGTGGTATTTTTGGCTATCAAATGCGGTTTGATTTATCACAAGGATTTCCTTTGCTAACTACAAAAAAGCTTCATATCAAATCTATTATCTATGAGCTTTTGTGGTTTTTAAAAGGGGACAGTAACATTGAATATCTTAAAAGGAATGGCGTGACCATATGGAATGAATGGGCTGATGAGACTGGTGATCTTGGCCCTGTTTATGGAGTTCAGTGGCGTTCCTGGCCTGATTATTGTAATGGTACTATTGATCAAATCTCTTCTGTGATTCACAATTTAATAACCGATCCGTATTCACGTCGTCATGTTGTGTCTGCCTGGAATGTATCATTACTAAATAAAATGGCTTTGCCTCCTTGTCATTGTTTGTTTCAATTTTATATTGATCAGAATAAATTATCTTGTCAGCTTTATCAACGCTCAGGGGATATTTTTCTTGGAATACCATTTAATATAGCATCGTATTCATTGTTAACAATCATGGTGGCGCATGTATTAGGATTAAAGCTAGGTGAATTCATTCATACACTTGGTGATGCCCATTTGTACAAAAATCATTTTGATCAAGCCAGGTTGCAACTTTCTAGACTTCCTGGCTCTTTACCAATTATGAAACTTAATCCTGATATTAAAAACATTTTTGATTTTCAATATGAAGATTTTATCTTAGAAGGCTATAGACCCCAAGGAGCTATTCCTGCAGTGGTATCAGTATGAATAACTTTCCAGAAATTATAATCATAGCTGCAGTGGCACGTAATGGAGTGATTGGTCAAAAAGGAAAGATTCCTTGGAGACTTTCCACTGATATGAAGCGGTTTAAGTCTCTTACCATTGGTAAGCCAATTATTATGGGACACAAGACGTTACAATCCATAGGAAAGCCTTTGCCAGAAAGACATAATATTATCGTGACACGTAATCAATCTTTAATCCTTAAGGATATAGAAATTGCTTTTTCTATCAAAGATGCTTTGGATATTGCGTTTAAAAAAGATACAGATAAAATATTTATTATAGGTGGAGGACAAATATATGCTCAGGTTATAGATATCGCAACAGTTTTACAAATCACATATATAGATTCTGATATTCAGGGTGATGTATTCTTTCCTCCGATTAACCCACATTGTTGGCAAAAAATAGAAGAGCTTTTTTTCCCTGTAGGAAAAGATGATTCCTATCCTACAAGGTTTACAACATATAAAAGATGCTGTACATAGAAATGAAGAAATTTTTATGTGATCTATGTTTTCGTCTAGATGTTTTAAAATTTAGATGTTATACGTGCTTTATTTAATTATTTTAACGATTATCAATATTAAATGAAGTAAACTTTTAAGAGGTATTAATGCCTTGGAGCAATCAAAGTGGCGATAATGGAGGGCCTTGGGGTTCTCATAAGCCAAGCAATCCGCATGGGAATGTTTCGCAGCAAGATTTAGAAAAAATTATAAAAAGTATAAAGAATCAGTTTAAACAAATTTTTCCTTTTGGTTTTAATGGAGGAGTTCCGTTACTTATTATTGCTTTTTTTCTTATCTTTTGGGGAAGTCAGTCTATATATACTGTTCAACCTGACGAGCGGGCTGTTGAAATGCGTTTTGGTAAGCCAAAAAAAGATATTTATATGCCAGGCCTTCATTTAATGTTGTGGCCTATTGATAATGTTGAAATTGTTAAAGTTATAGAACGACAGAAAAACATAGGTGGAGAGAGAAAGAATAATTCAACAGAAGGGTTAATGCTTTCAGGCGACCAAAATATAGTGAATGTTCAGTTTTCTGTTTTGTATATGGTTAATGATCCACGTGCATATTTATTTAATGTAGAAAATCCGACAGAAACATTGAAGCAAGTAGCAGAAAGTGCCATGAGAGAAGTGGTAGGAAGACGTCCAGCTCTTGATATTTTTCGTGCGAACCGACAGCAGGTATCTTTAGAAGTAAAAAACGTAATTCAAGATACTCTTAACATATACAAATCTGGAATTTTAATAAATGCAGTCTCTATTGAAGATGCTGCTCCTCCCCGTGAGGTTGCAGATGCTTTTGATGAAGTGCAGCGTGCAGAACAAGATGAAGATCGTTTTGTTGAAGAGGCTAATAAGTATAAAAACCAGAAACTTGGTCTTTCTCGAGGAGAGGCAGCCCGTATACGCGAATCTTCTATTGCATATAAGAATAGGGTTGTTAAGGAAGCCGAAGGTGAAGCGGAGCGCTTTATATCAATATATAATCAATATTTGAAAGCTCCTGATATAACACGACAACGTATCTATATTGAAACTATGGAAGAGGTTTTAAAGAAATCAAATAAAATAATTATTGATAATAATCAATCTGTTATTCCTTATTTACCCCTCAATGAAGTTTTCCCTCAAATTCGTAAAAAAGTAGAAGGAGGTACACGTAATGTTGAATAGACTTCCTGCTATTTTCATTATTTTTTTACTAACCGCATCTTTTTTGTTGTATTCATCAATATTCATTATTAATCCTCGCGAGCAGGCTATTATTGTAAGATTTGGAAAAATATATTCAGTTAAGACAGAGCCAGGGATTTACTTTAAAATGCCTTTTGCTTTTATGGATGCTGATAATATACAATATCTTCCAAAGCAGGTTTTGCGTCTAGATCTTGATAATATGCGTGTACAAGTTTCAGATGGTAAATTTTATGAGGTTGATGCTTTTGTAGTTTATCGTATAGCGGATGCGCGTCTATTCCGTGAATCTGTTTCTGGTGATCGTAATGCAGCAGAATCTCGTTTACGCACACGTCTTGATTCTGCCTTGCGACGTGTTTATGGTTTGCGTAAATTTGAAGTGGCATTATCTAAACAACGTAGTGACATGATGATTGATGTCCGTAATGATATTATTGGAGATGCAGAAAAATTGGGATTGATGATTGAGGATGTACGTATACGGCGTACTGACCTTACACAGGAAGTATCTCAACAAACTTATGATCGTATGAAGGCTGAACGTCTTGCTGAAGCAGAATTCATTCGTTCTCGCGGTAAAGAAAAAAGTCAACGTTATCGGTCTATAGCAGATCGAGAAGCTATTGAAATCATCGCTGATGCTCAGCGTGATTCAGAAATAAATAGAGGTCAAGGAGATGCTGAACGTACCCGACTCTTTTCTGATGCGTTCAGAAGAGATCCTGCTTTTTTTGATTTTTATCGTTCGATGAAAGCATATATCAATGCACTTTCCTCTTCTGAAACTTCATTTGTTCTTTCTCCTAATTCTCAATTTTTTAAATATTTAAATGTTCCATCAGAAAGTAAAAAACCTCTTTCACTTTCTAAGTTTAAAGATTAATGAAATGTAAGATTTTAAATTTTTTGTTGAGCCTGTAATAATTATTAATGTTTTAATTCTCAATTATTTAGTTTTTTTAATATAAGTAGATTGCTTTATGACTTTCTATTATTAAAAATAAATAGATACACAAAACAAATAGGATAATTATGTGTAGTAGACATTAATTTACATAATAAATTCATCTTTTTTATATCCTTGAATATACAAAAGAGCTGTAAGGTCACTATAATCAATGCGTATTTTTGCTTGCTCTGCCAAGATAGGTTTTGCGTGCAGAGCTACTCCTGATCCTGCTAATTTTATCATTTCTACATCGTTTGCTCCATCTCCAACAGCTAAAATTTCTTGAGGAGATATATTGAGCATATCAGCTGTTTTTAAGAGAATTTTTGATTTTTCTTTTGAATCCAAGATGGGTTCTACTATTTCTCCTGTAAAAAGATTATCTTTTTCTATAAGACTATTTCCATAGTGCTCATCAAATCCAAGAGCATGAGCAATAATTTTGGTAAAGACAGTAAATCCACCTGAAACAAGTACGGTATAAGCACCATTTTTTTTCATAGTAGAAATAAGTTCTCTTCCTCCAGGGGTAAATGTAATGCGATTTTTTATGACAGTATTGATAATTTTTGTTGATATTCCTTTCAGGTAATGCATTCTTTGACGAAGTGCAGTATTAAATTCTATTTCACCATTCATGGCACGCCTTGTTATATCTAAAATTTCATCGCTTAATCCTATTTCTTTTGCTAATTCATCAAGACATTCTTGTTGAATCATGGTAGAATCCATATCAGCAATGAGGAGATGTTTGCGTCTCTTTTCAATTTCTTGGATAACGATATCAATTTTTTCATTACCAATAAAAAGTTTTAGTGCTTTTTGACAAATATCAATATTTGCTTCAATAGGAAGAATTATATCGCAAGCGATATTCTCTGCAAGCCAGTTAATATTTGAGCCGTTTACGACTTTAGAAGCTTTTTTTATCAACGAAATATTAAGCAGAGGAGTTGAAGGATTAGTAATAAGCGTGGCAACAAGAGGCATTATGGTTATCCTTTCACAAAATATTAATATTATATTAATAACGGGACCAACAGCAAGCGGCAAGTCAGGATTTGCTTTACAATTGGCAGATAAATACAATGGCGAGATTATTAATGCTGATAGCATGCAAGTTTATGATATCATTCAGATATTAACTTCTCGTCCGTCTATACAAGATATGAGAGGTATTCCACACCACCTTTATGGACATATATTTCCCGGAGATTCTTATTCTACAGGGGAGTGGTTGCGTTGTGCTAAAAAAATGATTTTTGATATACAAAAACGAGGACATTTACCTGTAGTAGTTGGTGGAACAGGCCTTTATTTTCGTGCATTAACTGGAAATTTTTCTGAAATGCCTGATGTTCCGGATTCAATTCGTAAAATTGTACGTGAATGGTTGCATCAATATGGTACAGAGGCACTTTATAGTAAGTTGGCTTCTATTGATTTCCCTGCATCTCAAAAGATAAAAAGTCGTGATGGGCAAAGAATTGCTCGAGCGCTTGAAATCTTTATGTCATCTGGAAAATCGATTACACAATTTTGGGAACAATCTAAAGAACAATCAATGTCAAGTTTATCTCCACTTAAGTTGCTTATTTTACCTGAACGTGATGAACTCAATAAAAATATTAAGCATCGTTTTAAATACATGATGGATAACGGAGCTGTAGAGGAAGTTCAGAAATTAGTAAATTTTGAATTATCTT
Proteins encoded:
- a CDS encoding class I SAM-dependent methyltransferase, with amino-acid sequence MKIYDWWVLGFSNSYVWRCPTSSVLLPFFQKYLSANHLDVGVGTGYYLAHSFLFKEQKIALFDLNYNSLEATRNRIKHFQPLLIQEDILNPTEKLGNQKFESISLFYLLHCLPGNMPIKAAAVFDFLRQHLTANGTLYGATILGDQVIHNWLGCRLMNLYNKKGIFDNQHDTLADLEATLSRFFKKISVRQHGKVAMFTAKLPT
- a CDS encoding phage terminase large subunit — encoded protein: MSNLSIKTAEAFKALLAPAPYKGIYGGRGSGKSHFFAELLVEDHLLTPGLLSVCVREVQKSLEQSAKRLIEKKLVDFGLGAKHGFKVFRDRIQTPGDGLIIFQGLQDHTAESIKSLEGL
- a CDS encoding C1 family peptidase, with product MKAGLVLAGSKPVTQPSAQAYKDARKYEISSYSRVKQNLYHLQSCLASGHPFTFGFNVFDNWYRKPLATVIPLPASDSKIIGGHAVLCVGYDNKKQLFKFRNSWGENIGEKGYFYMPYAYILDTKICSDFWMIKAVKD
- a CDS encoding DUF3289 family protein produces the protein MDSIIKFPFLIFSTQEKMNDYHADDMKHGDISEEEMKENYRLIFFSRKINPYLTEDKIASAKILFEEFRKLSHFFSFYGKYKQIILKMIDHMEENTQSIFTDPLINKGLSEHQGISLILQKIEQTICENINWEKKIIERDKKDKIISSLSQINVPHFNRLCDFINGLAICIHDIWSLRITIESLDITERSFAANISFWAQDHFGLDDGDIQNKLYHLFRIFRIWFLLQRWDQYDYKPFITEMNFKKTIHGSIGYEQQ
- a CDS encoding septal ring lytic transglycosylase RlpA family protein: MKPSERVYYGRNIPKGGGYHMVGKPYNIRGIWYKPHEDLNYDKIGMASWYGESFHGRLTANGEIYDKNYPSAAHPTFPLPSYARVTSLETGSSLIVRVNDRGPYYRGRIIDLSHKAAELLSIQNKGVGMMRVTYLGKARLDGKDKKFLLSSFKKNNGSIKLSLPKELSHHFNVGLPNKFSSLAANNFPILVTNAPIPLKRPDISQNLSKY
- a CDS encoding thymidylate synthase, whose product is MLQYLDFLGYVLENGSDRLDRTSTGTRGIFGYQMRFDLSQGFPLLTTKKLHIKSIIYELLWFLKGDSNIEYLKRNGVTIWNEWADETGDLGPVYGVQWRSWPDYCNGTIDQISSVIHNLITDPYSRRHVVSAWNVSLLNKMALPPCHCLFQFYIDQNKLSCQLYQRSGDIFLGIPFNIASYSLLTIMVAHVLGLKLGEFIHTLGDAHLYKNHFDQARLQLSRLPGSLPIMKLNPDIKNIFDFQYEDFILEGYRPQGAIPAVVSV
- a CDS encoding dihydrofolate reductase, with the translated sequence MNNFPEIIIIAAVARNGVIGQKGKIPWRLSTDMKRFKSLTIGKPIIMGHKTLQSIGKPLPERHNIIVTRNQSLILKDIEIAFSIKDALDIAFKKDTDKIFIIGGGQIYAQVIDIATVLQITYIDSDIQGDVFFPPINPHCWQKIEELFFPVGKDDSYPTRFTTYKRCCT
- the hflK gene encoding FtsH protease activity modulator HflK, with protein sequence MPWSNQSGDNGGPWGSHKPSNPHGNVSQQDLEKIIKSIKNQFKQIFPFGFNGGVPLLIIAFFLIFWGSQSIYTVQPDERAVEMRFGKPKKDIYMPGLHLMLWPIDNVEIVKVIERQKNIGGERKNNSTEGLMLSGDQNIVNVQFSVLYMVNDPRAYLFNVENPTETLKQVAESAMREVVGRRPALDIFRANRQQVSLEVKNVIQDTLNIYKSGILINAVSIEDAAPPREVADAFDEVQRAEQDEDRFVEEANKYKNQKLGLSRGEAARIRESSIAYKNRVVKEAEGEAERFISIYNQYLKAPDITRQRIYIETMEEVLKKSNKIIIDNNQSVIPYLPLNEVFPQIRKKVEGGTRNVE
- the hflC gene encoding protease modulator HflC, producing MLNRLPAIFIIFLLTASFLLYSSIFIINPREQAIIVRFGKIYSVKTEPGIYFKMPFAFMDADNIQYLPKQVLRLDLDNMRVQVSDGKFYEVDAFVVYRIADARLFRESVSGDRNAAESRLRTRLDSALRRVYGLRKFEVALSKQRSDMMIDVRNDIIGDAEKLGLMIEDVRIRRTDLTQEVSQQTYDRMKAERLAEAEFIRSRGKEKSQRYRSIADREAIEIIADAQRDSEINRGQGDAERTRLFSDAFRRDPAFFDFYRSMKAYINALSSSETSFVLSPNSQFFKYLNVPSESKKPLSLSKFKD
- the serB gene encoding phosphoserine phosphatase SerB, producing the protein MPLVATLITNPSTPLLNISLIKKASKVVNGSNINWLAENIACDIILPIEANIDICQKALKLFIGNEKIDIVIQEIEKRRKHLLIADMDSTMIQQECLDELAKEIGLSDEILDITRRAMNGEIEFNTALRQRMHYLKGISTKIINTVIKNRITFTPGGRELISTMKKNGAYTVLVSGGFTVFTKIIAHALGFDEHYGNSLIEKDNLFTGEIVEPILDSKEKSKILLKTADMLNISPQEILAVGDGANDVEMIKLAGSGVALHAKPILAEQAKIRIDYSDLTALLYIQGYKKDEFIM
- the miaA gene encoding tRNA (adenosine(37)-N6)-dimethylallyltransferase MiaA encodes the protein MATRGIMVILSQNINIILITGPTASGKSGFALQLADKYNGEIINADSMQVYDIIQILTSRPSIQDMRGIPHHLYGHIFPGDSYSTGEWLRCAKKMIFDIQKRGHLPVVVGGTGLYFRALTGNFSEMPDVPDSIRKIVREWLHQYGTEALYSKLASIDFPASQKIKSRDGQRIARALEIFMSSGKSITQFWEQSKEQSMSSLSPLKLLILPERDELNKNIKHRFKYMMDNGAVEEVQKLVNFELSSDLPAMKAIGVRDIILMLKNEISYEQTLERGVIATRQYAKRQITWFRNQLDKSWQRIPSLKEFI